From Chryseobacterium tructae, one genomic window encodes:
- a CDS encoding DUF6268 family outer membrane beta-barrel protein, with the protein MKRNLLTAFCCLLPLGYWVSAQSGIAAELKTEYIPASNYIRPEDSVKTNSKSDFKRVNLTLSIPLSIKKDKEGKVKAWSMLLSGSYAKMSHKDYETPLFPDQMLNAQVGLQHVRPLGKKWSMMMMASVGVYTDMEKISFDDVLGQGGIVFIRHFNPNLALGAGPVLTTAFGVPMVLPWIYFDWKTNGKVKFRINFPEGAEAGYQFSDAFTLKAVVNLSGMTVERNKDGKSIMFGYQQITAGLRPEIKINDKLSIGVTGGSTLMRSFTESDRKIKSIFKEKKIADPKFSSTFYAAVALRWNLP; encoded by the coding sequence ATGAAAAGGAACCTTTTGACGGCTTTTTGCTGTCTGTTGCCGTTAGGATACTGGGTAAGTGCCCAATCAGGAATTGCTGCTGAGCTTAAAACAGAATACATTCCAGCCTCTAATTATATCCGTCCGGAAGACAGTGTAAAGACGAATTCTAAAAGTGATTTTAAAAGAGTAAACCTTACTCTGAGTATTCCGTTATCCATAAAAAAAGATAAAGAAGGGAAGGTAAAAGCATGGTCCATGTTGCTGAGTGGATCTTATGCAAAAATGTCGCATAAGGACTATGAAACACCTTTGTTTCCTGATCAGATGCTGAACGCTCAGGTTGGATTACAACATGTGAGACCCTTAGGGAAAAAATGGAGCATGATGATGATGGCTTCAGTTGGGGTATATACTGACATGGAAAAGATAAGCTTTGATGACGTTCTGGGACAGGGAGGAATTGTTTTTATCAGACATTTTAATCCTAATCTTGCTTTGGGAGCAGGCCCGGTATTGACGACAGCATTTGGGGTTCCAATGGTGCTGCCATGGATCTATTTCGACTGGAAAACCAATGGAAAGGTCAAATTCAGAATTAATTTTCCAGAAGGAGCAGAAGCCGGATATCAGTTTTCAGATGCCTTTACCTTAAAAGCTGTAGTTAACCTTAGCGGAATGACTGTAGAAAGGAATAAAGATGGCAAATCTATCATGTTTGGTTATCAGCAGATCACCGCGGGTCTCAGACCGGAAATAAAGATTAATGATAAGCTGAGTATAGGAGTAACAGGCGGGTCAACTCTTATGAGAAGTTTCACAGAAAGTGACCGAAAGATCAAAAGCATCTTTAAAGAGAAAAAGATCGCAGACCCTAAGTTTTCCAGTACCTTCTATGCTGCTGTAGCATTACGCTGGAATTTGCCTTAA
- a CDS encoding multidrug effflux MFS transporter, whose product MKKLGIVVFILALLNTLESLSIDLYLPAFPSMAEIFKTDIGHIQISISVFFAGFAIGQLLWGPLSDKTGRKPMLYCGLFLFIIGATAIYFTSDIYVLWAMRFLQAFGGSAGIVIGRAIIIDLYDKQKSVTIFAQQSQISGIAPIVAPLLGSVFLKYWGWNSSFAFLCIMGLITFFMVYKYVPETNTRISLPDHELQDEKGLKDQLKMIISNKEFINSMMVGSIAFASLIIYISNAPFLFMELHGFSSETFSFIFAFNSLALITAAYMTPRLIKRISNSDLLFGATLMLLVVCTLHILIAAENLSVALEIALLYLSLLAIGILFPITSAHALSPFKEGRGTAAALLGFMQLMVTFVISGVLGLLEASSIIPMVVTRAGMALVAVWFGYQIYKSKKTTVQQSVA is encoded by the coding sequence ATGAAGAAGTTAGGTATCGTAGTGTTTATTTTAGCATTACTCAACACGTTAGAATCCTTAAGTATAGATCTTTATCTTCCTGCTTTCCCAAGCATGGCTGAAATTTTTAAAACCGACATCGGGCACATCCAGATCTCCATTTCGGTTTTCTTTGCAGGATTTGCCATCGGGCAATTATTATGGGGCCCTTTATCAGACAAAACAGGACGTAAGCCGATGTTGTATTGCGGGCTTTTCCTTTTTATTATAGGAGCAACAGCCATCTATTTTACCTCAGATATTTATGTTTTATGGGCGATGCGCTTCTTACAGGCATTTGGAGGAAGTGCAGGAATTGTGATCGGAAGAGCCATTATTATTGATCTTTATGATAAACAAAAATCCGTAACTATTTTCGCCCAACAATCTCAAATCAGTGGTATTGCACCAATTGTTGCACCATTATTGGGAAGTGTATTTCTAAAATATTGGGGGTGGAACAGTTCATTTGCTTTCTTATGCATTATGGGATTAATTACATTCTTTATGGTGTATAAATATGTTCCGGAAACAAATACGAGAATCAGTCTTCCCGATCATGAACTGCAGGACGAAAAAGGATTAAAAGATCAGCTGAAAATGATTATTTCCAACAAGGAGTTCATCAATAGTATGATGGTAGGAAGTATTGCTTTTGCCTCTTTGATTATCTATATTTCAAATGCTCCGTTCTTATTTATGGAACTTCACGGATTTTCCAGTGAGACCTTTAGTTTTATCTTCGCATTTAATTCATTAGCTTTAATTACGGCGGCTTATATGACACCGAGATTGATTAAGAGAATCAGTAATTCTGATCTTTTATTTGGAGCCACATTGATGCTGTTGGTGGTATGTACGCTGCATATTCTGATCGCAGCTGAAAATCTATCTGTAGCCCTGGAAATAGCCCTGTTATATTTATCACTGCTGGCTATCGGAATCCTTTTTCCTATTACTTCAGCACATGCCTTATCTCCCTTTAAAGAGGGAAGAGGTACCGCTGCTGCGTTATTAGGCTTCATGCAGTTAATGGTTACTTTTGTCATATCAGGAGTATTAGGTCTTTTAGAGGCGAGCTCTATCATTCCGATGGTCGTTACTCGTGCCGGAATGGCATTGGTTGCAGTATGGTTTGGATATCAGATCTATAAGAGTAAAAAAACTACAGTGCAGCAATCAGTTGCTTGA
- a CDS encoding helix-turn-helix domain-containing protein produces MIALIEKNYILHKETAFYAEKLKISTHHLNDIVRLLRGTTVKRMINQRLILEAKRELSFGALTVKEIAFKLGFNDASYFSRFFKKHSGQNPESFKNNEK; encoded by the coding sequence TTGATAGCACTCATCGAAAAAAATTATATATTACACAAGGAAACGGCTTTTTATGCTGAAAAGCTAAAGATAAGTACCCATCACCTGAATGATATTGTACGCCTTTTAAGAGGGACAACGGTGAAAAGAATGATCAACCAACGGCTAATCCTGGAAGCCAAAAGAGAACTGAGCTTTGGAGCACTTACGGTAAAAGAGATTGCTTTTAAACTTGGTTTTAACGATGCTTCATATTTTTCAAGGTTTTTTAAGAAACATTCAGGTCAAAATCCTGAAAGCTTTAAGAATAATGAAAAATAA
- the thiL gene encoding thiamine-phosphate kinase — MFEDKSQELTPISKLGEFGLIKHLTEHFPLSNESSELGVGDDAAVVNPGNKKVVLTTDVLAEGVHFNLGYVPLKHLGYKAVVVNLSDIAAMNAVPTQILVTLAVSNRFPVEALEEIYAGIQAACARYKVDLIGGDTTSSNAGLVMSITAVGIETDENIVKRSGAKPNDLLVVTGDLGGAYMGLQILEREHAVYLANPNMQPEMEGYDYILERQLKPEARTDVKTILEELDIKPTSMIDISDGLASEILHLSDQSKVGFRLYEEKVPLDNLTISTADEMNLNPVVTALSGGEDYELLFTISPNDFDKMKNHPDFTIIGHAVEKEEGNFMVARGSNQLVALTAQGWDAFLGNQNG, encoded by the coding sequence ATGTTTGAAGATAAATCACAGGAGCTGACGCCCATTTCAAAATTAGGAGAATTCGGTCTGATTAAGCATTTAACAGAACACTTTCCTTTATCCAATGAGTCTTCGGAGCTTGGAGTAGGAGATGATGCGGCAGTGGTTAACCCTGGCAATAAAAAAGTAGTTCTTACTACAGATGTGCTGGCGGAAGGGGTACATTTTAATTTAGGATACGTTCCATTAAAGCATTTAGGGTATAAAGCGGTAGTCGTAAACCTAAGTGATATTGCTGCCATGAATGCGGTTCCTACGCAAATTTTGGTTACTCTTGCTGTTTCTAACCGCTTTCCGGTGGAAGCTTTAGAAGAAATCTATGCGGGAATTCAAGCAGCATGTGCGAGATATAAAGTAGACCTTATTGGTGGAGATACTACAAGTTCCAACGCAGGATTAGTAATGAGCATTACTGCTGTAGGAATTGAAACTGATGAAAATATTGTGAAGAGAAGTGGTGCAAAACCAAATGATCTTCTTGTAGTGACCGGTGATTTAGGGGGTGCATACATGGGATTACAGATTCTGGAAAGAGAGCATGCCGTTTACCTGGCAAATCCAAATATGCAACCTGAAATGGAAGGGTATGACTATATTCTGGAAAGACAGCTGAAACCTGAAGCAAGAACAGACGTTAAAACGATTTTAGAAGAACTGGATATTAAACCAACTTCTATGATTGATATTTCTGACGGGCTGGCTTCGGAAATCCTTCACCTTTCAGATCAGTCTAAAGTAGGATTCAGACTGTATGAAGAAAAAGTTCCATTGGATAACCTTACGATCTCTACAGCAGATGAAATGAACTTAAACCCTGTAGTGACTGCTTTAAGCGGCGGCGAAGATTATGAATTGCTGTTCACCATTTCTCCAAATGATTTTGATAAAATGAAAAACCATCCGGATTTTACCATTATCGGCCATGCGGTTGAAAAAGAAGAAGGAAACTTTATGGTAGCAAGAGGATCAAACCAATTAGTTGCTCTTACTGCTCAGGGATGGGACGCCTTTTTAGGAAACCAGAACGGATAA
- a CDS encoding acyl-CoA thioesterase, whose amino-acid sequence MIFYHKFEVRWSDLDANKHLANSSYVQYCAQARMAFMTKEKMGVTQLSRWGIGPVILHERYSFFKEIYADQIVIVSVEIDGCSDDSSIYRFVHKFYTPDGMHCATAEATGVWIDMMLRKMTTPPDDVVEAMNKYKSSETVVLSKEDFKKLPFHPHNIDPAEFTK is encoded by the coding sequence ATGATTTTCTACCATAAATTTGAAGTACGTTGGAGCGACCTTGACGCCAACAAACACTTAGCCAATTCATCATATGTACAATACTGTGCACAAGCCAGAATGGCCTTTATGACCAAGGAAAAAATGGGAGTTACCCAATTAAGCAGATGGGGAATCGGTCCTGTTATCCTACACGAAAGATACTCTTTCTTCAAGGAGATCTATGCTGACCAGATAGTTATTGTAAGTGTAGAAATAGACGGATGTTCTGATGATTCTTCTATCTACCGTTTCGTACATAAATTTTATACTCCGGACGGGATGCACTGTGCAACTGCAGAGGCAACAGGCGTATGGATCGATATGATGTTGAGAAAAATGACCACTCCACCAGATGATGTAGTGGAAGCAATGAATAAATACAAAAGCTCAGAAACAGTGGTGTTATCAAAAGAAGACTTCAAAAAGCTTCCTTTCCATCCACACAATATTGATCCGGCAGAATTTACAAAATAA
- a CDS encoding NAD(P)/FAD-dependent oxidoreductase encodes MKQIIIIGGGAAGFFCASNLDEKKYRITILEQNSDVLQKVKISGGGRCNVTHACFDPRELVQFYPRGNKELLSVFSKFQPGDTMEWFDQRNVPLKIENDNRTFPESNSSQTIINTFLNEAQKKNVIVQTKCTVKEIVKQEEKYLVKTNSGDFEADYIVYTTGSSPKSLKMVENLGHKIVDLVPSLFTFNIKDDLLKDLPGTSFENAGISIPKLKTDESGPLLITHWGLSGPAVLKISAWEAISLAKVKYNFEIEVNFVSIALDDAEEIFQNFKQSNPKKTIGQSKIFDITNRFWQKILEISKVDLNKQVANVSGKEMQKILENLCKKKFQVTGKSTFKDEFVTAGGIDLKEINFKNMSSKLLPNFYIAGEVLNIDAVTGGFNFQACWSEGWLIAQDLNSL; translated from the coding sequence ATGAAACAGATCATCATTATCGGAGGCGGTGCTGCAGGCTTTTTCTGCGCATCTAACCTCGACGAAAAAAAATACAGAATTACAATTTTAGAACAGAACTCGGATGTCCTTCAGAAAGTTAAAATTTCCGGAGGCGGACGATGTAATGTTACTCATGCCTGCTTTGACCCAAGAGAATTGGTACAGTTCTACCCTCGTGGAAACAAAGAATTACTGAGCGTATTTTCTAAATTCCAGCCAGGAGACACGATGGAATGGTTTGATCAGCGTAATGTTCCTTTGAAAATAGAAAATGACAACAGGACTTTTCCTGAAAGCAATTCTTCACAAACGATCATCAATACATTTTTGAATGAAGCTCAAAAGAAAAATGTAATAGTACAAACAAAATGCACTGTAAAAGAAATTGTGAAACAGGAGGAAAAATATCTTGTAAAAACCAATTCCGGTGATTTTGAGGCAGATTATATCGTATATACTACCGGGAGTTCGCCTAAATCTTTAAAAATGGTTGAAAATCTGGGTCATAAGATTGTTGATCTTGTTCCTTCTCTTTTTACATTTAATATTAAAGATGACCTTTTAAAAGACCTTCCAGGAACTAGCTTTGAAAATGCGGGTATTTCGATTCCAAAATTAAAAACCGACGAAAGCGGCCCCTTATTGATTACCCATTGGGGACTTTCCGGGCCAGCTGTCCTGAAGATCTCTGCATGGGAAGCCATTAGTCTGGCGAAAGTTAAATACAACTTTGAAATTGAAGTCAATTTTGTGTCTATAGCATTGGATGATGCGGAGGAAATTTTCCAGAACTTCAAGCAAAGTAATCCTAAAAAGACCATCGGACAATCGAAAATTTTCGATATTACGAATAGATTCTGGCAGAAGATCTTAGAGATCTCAAAAGTTGATCTCAATAAACAGGTGGCCAATGTCTCAGGAAAAGAAATGCAGAAAATCCTTGAAAATCTTTGTAAGAAAAAATTTCAGGTGACCGGAAAATCGACATTCAAAGATGAATTTGTAACCGCAGGAGGTATTGATTTAAAGGAAATTAACTTTAAAAACATGTCTTCAAAACTTCTTCCTAATTTTTATATTGCCGGAGAAGTTTTAAATATAGATGCTGTAACCGGAGGTTTTAATTTTCAGGCATGCTGGAGTGAGGGATGGCTGATTGCACAGGATTTAAATTCTCTATAA
- a CDS encoding DUF2306 domain-containing protein yields the protein MLSVKRNITFLKILLIIGFVYFFWLMLTITLEYIPINPNVSFLMIKQTEVEKRPEYLYFFYTHVYTSIFVLLSGFLAIVRKDFGLKNLHRNMGKVYIFLILLLAAPSGIYMGFFANGGIFSKISFVILGFSWWFSTFKAYQLARQKRFKEHKQWMWRSFAFTLSAITLRMWKVIIVYLFHPNPMDVYQIIAWLGWIPNILLIEYLITKKQI from the coding sequence ATGCTTTCAGTCAAAAGAAATATCACATTTTTAAAGATCCTTCTCATCATAGGGTTTGTGTATTTCTTTTGGCTGATGCTTACCATTACGCTGGAATATATTCCAATTAATCCCAATGTCAGCTTTCTAATGATTAAGCAGACTGAAGTGGAAAAAAGACCTGAATATCTCTATTTCTTCTATACCCATGTGTATACCAGTATTTTTGTACTTCTCTCAGGATTTCTAGCTATAGTTCGGAAAGATTTTGGATTGAAAAACTTACACAGAAACATGGGAAAGGTATATATCTTTCTCATTTTACTTTTGGCTGCACCTTCTGGGATTTATATGGGATTTTTTGCCAATGGGGGAATTTTTTCAAAGATTTCATTCGTTATTCTGGGCTTTTCATGGTGGTTTTCTACTTTCAAAGCTTATCAGCTGGCCAGGCAAAAAAGATTTAAAGAACACAAGCAATGGATGTGGCGGAGTTTTGCTTTTACATTATCAGCCATCACCCTGCGAATGTGGAAGGTTATTATCGTATATTTATTTCATCCCAATCCTATGGATGTTTACCAAATCATTGCGTGGCTGGGCTGGATTCCCAATATCCTATTAATTGAATATTTAATCACAAAAAAACAGATATGA
- a CDS encoding YARHG domain-containing protein: MKILNYTLISLLTLSLISCKKDGKDNASGKDSLTAKKDSVIIPEVHKEYYGIYTGDFAGMEKMIDDGDGSEYEESVYKRISLKINRITKDSVYGQSIVNGNQRPIKGIFNETSKTFVLDEPGNDKTDGRFEVKLNGDSLTGKWNAFNKTAVKSPLKTLKLTKKDFVYNPNFMLNPDSNLVDWANPKDFVEKYTDGDGKTENYTTSKNRVASDAVFKLNASKQKLNEKDLKNLRKLDLEIIKNSVFARHGYSFKKETYRNFFEQTDWYIPVSNNVDHELSPLEKDNVALLNRFTKYAEDKYDSFGR, translated from the coding sequence ATGAAAATTTTAAACTACACTCTTATTTCCTTGCTTACCCTTTCTTTAATAAGCTGTAAAAAGGATGGCAAGGACAATGCATCCGGAAAAGATTCACTGACTGCTAAAAAAGACTCTGTGATCATTCCGGAAGTCCATAAAGAATACTATGGAATCTACACGGGTGATTTCGCCGGCATGGAAAAAATGATTGATGACGGAGATGGTTCTGAATACGAAGAAAGTGTCTACAAAAGAATCTCCCTAAAGATCAACAGAATTACAAAAGATAGTGTGTATGGCCAAAGTATTGTGAATGGAAACCAACGTCCTATTAAAGGTATTTTTAATGAAACATCAAAAACATTTGTACTCGATGAACCCGGGAATGACAAGACAGATGGCAGATTTGAAGTGAAACTGAATGGAGACAGCTTAACCGGAAAATGGAATGCATTTAATAAAACAGCGGTAAAATCTCCTTTAAAAACCCTTAAACTTACCAAGAAAGATTTTGTTTACAATCCGAATTTTATGCTAAACCCCGACTCTAATCTGGTCGATTGGGCCAATCCTAAAGATTTTGTGGAAAAATATACAGACGGTGACGGAAAAACGGAAAATTATACCACATCAAAGAACAGAGTTGCTTCTGATGCCGTTTTTAAGCTGAATGCTTCTAAACAAAAATTGAATGAAAAAGACCTTAAGAATCTTCGAAAATTAGATCTAGAAATCATTAAAAACTCTGTATTTGCAAGACACGGCTATTCCTTTAAAAAAGAAACATACAGAAATTTCTTTGAACAGACAGATTGGTATATTCCTGTTTCAAACAATGTAGATCATGAGCTCTCTCCTTTGGAAAAAGACAATGTTGCTCTTCTAAATCGTTTTACGAAATATGCAGAGGATAAGTATGATAGTTTCGGAAGATAG
- a CDS encoding DUF2809 domain-containing protein, which yields MKFQFSLKYLLLSIFIFLIEVLIATTLKDIFFVRAYLGDVIVVMLLYTLVKSFFRTNNEKLILGILIFSCCVEIAQYFKVAEILGFREGSLMYIVIGNSFSWIDILCYAVGCLLLYFAVKMKPSKELKAL from the coding sequence ATGAAATTCCAATTTAGTCTGAAATACCTTCTTCTTTCCATTTTTATCTTTCTGATTGAAGTACTTATCGCTACAACGTTGAAGGATATTTTCTTTGTACGAGCATATCTTGGAGATGTGATTGTGGTGATGCTTCTTTATACTTTAGTAAAGAGCTTCTTTAGAACTAACAATGAAAAACTTATTCTTGGAATTTTAATTTTTTCCTGTTGTGTAGAGATTGCCCAATATTTCAAAGTTGCGGAAATATTAGGCTTCCGGGAGGGAAGTCTAATGTATATTGTGATTGGAAATTCTTTTTCATGGATAGATATATTGTGCTATGCTGTAGGATGCCTGCTTCTTTATTTTGCGGTAAAAATGAAGCCTTCAAAAGAATTGAAGGCTTTATAA
- a CDS encoding class IIb bacteriocin, lactobin A/cerein 7B family: MKKSNIQKKKLTKSELKEINGGVLPLCLRGFCYIPETGEFERGLVAKDGSCC, from the coding sequence ATGAAAAAATCAAACATTCAAAAGAAAAAATTGACTAAGAGTGAATTAAAGGAAATCAACGGTGGAGTTCTTCCATTATGCTTAAGAGGCTTCTGTTATATTCCTGAAACAGGCGAGTTCGAAAGAGGTCTGGTAGCAAAAGACGGATCTTGCTGCTAA
- a CDS encoding T9SS type B sorting domain-containing protein: MPTQNDIYTAKVSFDICGSSSLSLTDDFPVTFDPTYPAAKDFTQNFCGNTPITVNLNSFQPNITSQNPTNFNFSFYSTLQNAQNGTSALPSTYSLTTNTVLYVRIQNPNTPECFRIAKLTLNFQTKDLLKTKVEICDTNNDNVEQNYNLALLNNELFPAGTTGTYHLTQTDAQNNTNAITTANITSNIHIWVRLQDANCTYVLGPVSFQFKPGANVKSPIHFDYAICDINADNSEPFDFALNIGPLITNQPGAIFTTYGTYDEAVAGTGLGLTTIKEGIYQVFIRVQIPNGCFAVVPVTMNVTFTKIIADEKNEYICFNGTDDISINLAALSTGMLISPASVPVTEFYDDYVSATTGLNPISPNQIITQDGHLVVKTYFVRFEQSDVCYTIRPITVNLVHPISFKSNFTVCDPDHNNTETIQLSQYSDAIIGTQNATTLFYLTQADAQNGINPVNLLTVTGNQQIFVKITSYKCSEIYPIHFSLTTNPGVKSMVNISLKNICDNNNDGSEIYSLLLVEPQIYNGLNVTFSYYLDYDNTTHTFSNQINNPGQFLVTGSAVVYVKVEFANSECFSVAKVNIQMTFLAPIILNNATLRTCDKNFDLNETFQLNDAVPQLFIPSQNTQPLSDMIISYYLTNTDANLGNPASQIGNSITTNVSTLTVWVRFQSKTTGCYSIASIQLETYFPPKAIDSTISVCDENLDGSYEVNLLNFTHSMVNTPNALNTFSFYLSQQDAQNGINPIANPSNYSTSPFPTQIWVKVQTMSGCDDIARISFVFGTQLPLQNTGPFKLNNVCDAGNDGIENVNLVQFEQQMYSSGNSIFSYYSSLADLNAGINAIVNPSVYLFNQNTGPTIIYVKVSAPGYCSEKAEIHLSLKPTPLFTLPTKYICPDGSLTYTANIPGYTILSYVWKDPNGNIISSSATVSNIKSVGIYSLTITTDNGCSYTGKLELKYYNLPVIEGININGNSCTVIATGTKTILYSIDGLTWQTSNIFNSLPKEIITFYVKYEDEECVVKREEVILLIANTITPNGDGHNDQWIVKNLQIFGNRMTNAKIFDRYQALIYEQNTNTQINWDGTIAGRPVPTATYWYVITLPTGKVFTGWLLVKDRN; the protein is encoded by the coding sequence TTGCCCACGCAAAATGATATCTATACGGCAAAAGTAAGTTTCGATATTTGCGGTAGTAGTAGTCTTAGTCTAACAGATGATTTTCCTGTGACATTTGATCCAACATATCCCGCTGCTAAAGACTTTACTCAAAATTTTTGTGGAAATACTCCTATTACTGTTAACTTGAATAGCTTTCAACCCAATATTACTTCCCAAAATCCCACTAATTTTAACTTTAGCTTTTATTCTACCCTACAAAACGCACAGAATGGAACAAGTGCATTGCCTTCAACTTATTCCCTTACAACCAATACTGTTTTATATGTAAGAATTCAGAATCCCAATACTCCCGAGTGTTTCAGAATAGCGAAGCTAACATTGAATTTTCAAACCAAGGACTTACTTAAAACCAAGGTCGAAATTTGTGATACCAATAATGATAATGTGGAACAAAACTATAATCTTGCTTTGCTTAATAATGAGCTTTTTCCGGCCGGAACTACAGGGACTTATCATTTAACACAAACTGATGCTCAAAACAATACCAATGCTATTACTACAGCCAACATAACATCAAACATACATATTTGGGTGAGACTTCAGGATGCAAACTGTACCTATGTGCTAGGACCTGTTAGTTTTCAGTTTAAACCAGGAGCAAATGTAAAATCGCCCATTCATTTCGACTATGCTATTTGTGATATTAATGCGGATAATAGTGAACCTTTTGATTTTGCGCTTAATATAGGGCCGCTTATCACCAATCAGCCAGGTGCTATTTTTACTACATATGGAACCTATGATGAAGCTGTTGCAGGTACGGGTTTAGGCTTAACAACAATAAAAGAAGGCATTTATCAAGTTTTTATCAGAGTACAGATTCCTAATGGATGTTTTGCTGTTGTTCCTGTTACAATGAATGTAACTTTCACAAAAATCATTGCCGACGAAAAAAATGAATACATCTGTTTTAATGGAACAGATGATATCAGCATCAATCTTGCAGCGCTTTCAACAGGTATGCTTATTTCGCCCGCTTCAGTTCCTGTTACAGAGTTTTATGATGATTATGTCTCTGCTACCACGGGATTGAATCCGATTAGTCCCAATCAAATAATTACACAGGATGGCCATCTGGTGGTGAAAACATATTTTGTTCGTTTTGAACAATCTGACGTATGCTATACTATAAGACCCATCACTGTAAACCTGGTACATCCCATTAGTTTTAAGTCTAATTTTACAGTTTGTGATCCTGACCACAATAATACTGAAACGATACAACTGTCTCAGTATTCAGATGCCATTATTGGGACGCAGAATGCTACTACTTTGTTTTATCTTACTCAGGCTGATGCGCAAAATGGGATAAATCCTGTAAATCTGTTGACTGTTACAGGAAATCAACAGATTTTTGTTAAAATTACGTCTTATAAATGCTCTGAAATTTATCCTATTCATTTTAGCCTTACAACAAATCCTGGTGTTAAATCCATGGTAAATATTTCTCTAAAAAACATTTGTGATAACAACAATGACGGATCAGAAATATACAGCTTACTGCTCGTTGAGCCTCAGATTTATAATGGATTAAATGTGACCTTTAGCTATTATCTGGATTATGATAATACAACTCATACATTTTCAAATCAGATCAATAATCCTGGACAGTTTTTGGTAACCGGAAGCGCTGTAGTGTATGTAAAAGTTGAGTTTGCAAACAGTGAATGTTTTTCGGTAGCAAAAGTCAATATACAAATGACATTTTTAGCACCTATCATTTTAAATAATGCCACATTGCGTACTTGTGATAAGAACTTTGATTTGAATGAAACATTCCAGCTAAATGATGCTGTACCTCAATTATTTATTCCATCCCAAAATACTCAGCCTCTTTCAGATATGATCATATCATACTATCTTACAAACACAGATGCTAATCTGGGAAATCCAGCTAGCCAGATTGGCAACAGTATAACCACTAATGTTTCTACATTGACTGTCTGGGTAAGATTCCAATCCAAGACCACAGGATGTTATTCTATTGCTTCAATCCAGCTGGAAACCTATTTTCCTCCAAAAGCAATTGATTCTACAATCAGTGTTTGTGATGAAAATTTGGATGGTAGTTATGAAGTTAATTTATTGAACTTTACCCATTCAATGGTAAATACTCCTAATGCCTTGAATACATTCAGCTTTTATCTCTCCCAACAGGATGCACAAAACGGCATAAATCCAATTGCTAACCCTTCTAATTACAGTACTTCGCCTTTTCCTACACAGATATGGGTTAAAGTTCAAACGATGTCCGGTTGTGACGATATTGCCCGTATCAGTTTCGTATTTGGAACTCAATTGCCGCTTCAGAATACAGGTCCATTTAAACTAAACAATGTTTGTGATGCAGGGAATGACGGAATTGAAAATGTAAATCTAGTACAATTTGAACAGCAGATGTATTCTAGTGGTAATTCTATATTCTCTTATTATTCATCTTTGGCTGATCTTAATGCAGGCATAAATGCTATTGTAAACCCATCTGTTTATTTATTTAATCAAAATACAGGACCTACTATTATCTATGTAAAAGTAAGCGCTCCTGGATATTGTTCCGAAAAAGCAGAAATACATCTATCCTTAAAACCGACTCCCCTCTTTACACTGCCTACAAAGTATATCTGCCCTGATGGCTCACTCACCTATACTGCAAATATTCCGGGATATACTATTCTCAGTTATGTTTGGAAAGATCCAAACGGAAATATTATCTCATCCTCTGCCACCGTGTCAAATATTAAATCTGTCGGGATATACAGTCTTACCATAACAACAGACAATGGCTGCTCATATACGGGAAAATTAGAATTGAAATATTATAACCTACCTGTTATTGAAGGAATTAACATTAACGGAAATAGCTGCACAGTCATTGCAACAGGAACTAAAACAATCCTTTATTCTATAGATGGATTGACATGGCAAACCAGTAATATCTTCAACAGTCTGCCAAAAGAGATTATTACTTTTTATGTAAAATATGAGGATGAAGAATGTGTGGTTAAGCGCGAAGAAGTTATTTTATTGATTGCCAACACGATTACTCCAAATGGAGATGGCCACAATGACCAATGGATTGTGAAAAATCTTCAAATTTTTGGAAACAGAATGACGAATGCTAAAATATTTGACCGTTATCAGGCTTTGATCTATGAGCAAAATACAAATACTCAAATTAATTGGGACGGAACCATTGCCGGCAGACCAGTACCAACAGCCACTTATTGGTATGTCATCACTCTCCCGACAGGGAAAGTATTTACGGGCTGGCTTCTTGTTAAAGATAGAAACTAA